One stretch of Cyclopterus lumpus isolate fCycLum1 chromosome 10, fCycLum1.pri, whole genome shotgun sequence DNA includes these proteins:
- the LOC117737718 gene encoding zinc-binding protein A33-like isoform X1 → MAAAASSVIAKDSCLCSICLDVFTKPVSIPCGHNFCLHCITNYWNTSNTEIKCPLCIETFFTKPMLRVNTFIAEMVANLNKCERSCVGPQKAGNGNVLCDQCSDAKLPAIKSCLVCFMSFCETHLMPHQRIPAMKKHKLIHPVENLEGRMCKIHDEPMELFCRMDQMFVCASCKVGDHKTHNIVNLEDEAQLRKTGLGAEKVTTDEMIQERQQKISEIQQSVEASRKNAGKVLSSSLHAMTAMVDYMRRSQAELAEVIEMKQKKIETERNGLIKELEGEIVQLKQKTSQLNQVELHNDALLFLENYLSLAFTQPQVKNWSDVTLSSDEFAEQGAMVMLETTMTREIRALCDPDWKEMQQHAVDVTLDPDTANSLLVVSPDGKQVTHGDRQRNVSKKPARFEHVLNVLAKEGFSLGKFYYEVQVQGKTNWDLGVVNQSINRKGDIRLSPKNGYWTIYLRKGNELTANASPAVNLNVRQMPQKVGVFVDYEGGEVSFYDADSRACIFSFTGWTFTEKLFPFFSPCANDGDKSPAPLIITPVKRNS, encoded by the coding sequence atggctgctgctgctagcAGTGTCATTGCTAAGGACAGTTGTCTTTGCTCCATCTGTCTGGACGTGTTCACTAAACCTGTGTCGATTCCCTGTGGGCACAACTTCTGTCTCCACTGCATCACAAACTACTGGAACACTAGCaacactgaaataaaatgtccacTGTGCATAGAGACATTCTTTACCAAGCCAATGCTTCGGGTTAACACTTTCATTGCCGAGATGGTGGCAAATTTGAACAAATGTGAAAGGTCTTGTGTTGGCCCTCAAAAAGCAGGAAATGGAAACGTGCTCTGTGACCAGTGCTCAGATGCAAAGCTCCCAGCCATCAAGTCCTGCTTGGTGTGTTTCATGTCTTTCTGTGAGACACATCTGATGCCTCATCAGAGAATTCCAGCCATGAAAAAACACAAGCTGATCCACCCGGTTGAGAACCTGGAAGGCCGGATGTGCAAGATACACGACGAGCCTATGGAACTGTTTTGCAGGATGgatcaaatgtttgtttgcGCATCCTGTAAAGTCGGGGACCATAAAACCCATAACATAGTGAATCTGGAGGACGAGGCTCAACTGAGGAAGACCGGGCTGGGAGCAGAGAAGGTGACCACAGATGAGATGATCCAGGAGCGTCAGCAGAAAATTAGCGAGATCCAACAATCAGTGGAAGCCAGCAGAAAAAATGCAGGGAAGGTCCTGTCATCCAGCCTGCATGCGATGACCGCCATGGTGGACTACATGAGGAGAAGCCAAGCAGAGCTGGCTGAGGTAATTGAGATGAAGCAGAAAAAAATTGAAACTGAGAGAAATGGCTTGATTAAAGAACTGGAAGGAGAAATTGTGCAACTGAAGCAAAAGACATCGCAGCTTAATCAGGTCGAATTACACAACGACGCCTTGTTGTTCCTTGAGAATTATCTGTCTCTTGCCTTCACTCAGCCACAGGTTAAGAACTGGTCTGACGTGACCCTCAGCAGTGATGAGTTTGCGGAGCAGGGAGCCATGGTCATGCTGGAGACAACGATGACGAGAGAAATAAGGGCGCTGTGTGATCCCGACTGGAAAGAAATGCAGCAGCATGCTGTGGATGTGACTCTGGATCCGGACACGGCAAACTCTCTTCTCGTTGTTTCTCCGGATGGGAAGCAAGtcacacatggagacagacagaggaatgtgTCAAAGAAACCAGCGAGGTTTGAACATGTCCTCAATGTCCTTGCAAAGGAGGGTTTCTCCTTGGGTAAATTCTACTATGAGGTCCAGGTTCAAGGCAAAACAAACTGGGATTTAGGAGTTGTAAACCAGTCCATCAACAGGAAGGGCGACATAAGATTGAGCCCCAAGAACGGATACTGGACTATTTACCTAAGAAAGGGAAACGAGTTGACAGCCAACGCCAGCCCTGCCGTCAACCTCAATGTGAGGCAGATGCCTCAAAAGGTCGGGGTGTTCGTGGATTACGAGGGGGGTGAAGTCTCCTTTTACGACGCCGACTCCAGGGCTTGCATCTTCTCCTTCACCGGATGGACTTTCACCGAGAAGCTCTTTCCGTTCTTCAGCCCCTGTGCCAACGATGGCGACAAAAGTCCAGCCCCCTTGATCATCACGCCTGTCAAACGCAACAGCTGA
- the LOC117737718 gene encoding zinc-binding protein A33-like isoform X2 produces MAAAASSVIAKDSCLCSICLDVFTKPVSIPCGHNFCLHCITNYWNTSNTEIKCPLCIETFFTKPMLRVNTFIAEMVANLNKCERSCVGPQKAGNGNVLCDQCSDAKLPAIKSCLVCFMSFCETHLMPHQRIPAMKKHKLIHPVENLEGRMCKIHDEPMELFCRMDQMFVCASCKVGDHKTHNIVNLEDEAQLRKTGLGAEKVTTDEMIQERQQKISEIQQSVEASRKNAGKVLSSSLHAMTAMVDYMRRSQAELAEPQVKNWSDVTLSSDEFAEQGAMVMLETTMTREIRALCDPDWKEMQQHAVDVTLDPDTANSLLVVSPDGKQVTHGDRQRNVSKKPARFEHVLNVLAKEGFSLGKFYYEVQVQGKTNWDLGVVNQSINRKGDIRLSPKNGYWTIYLRKGNELTANASPAVNLNVRQMPQKVGVFVDYEGGEVSFYDADSRACIFSFTGWTFTEKLFPFFSPCANDGDKSPAPLIITPVKRNS; encoded by the exons atggctgctgctgctagcAGTGTCATTGCTAAGGACAGTTGTCTTTGCTCCATCTGTCTGGACGTGTTCACTAAACCTGTGTCGATTCCCTGTGGGCACAACTTCTGTCTCCACTGCATCACAAACTACTGGAACACTAGCaacactgaaataaaatgtccacTGTGCATAGAGACATTCTTTACCAAGCCAATGCTTCGGGTTAACACTTTCATTGCCGAGATGGTGGCAAATTTGAACAAATGTGAAAGGTCTTGTGTTGGCCCTCAAAAAGCAGGAAATGGAAACGTGCTCTGTGACCAGTGCTCAGATGCAAAGCTCCCAGCCATCAAGTCCTGCTTGGTGTGTTTCATGTCTTTCTGTGAGACACATCTGATGCCTCATCAGAGAATTCCAGCCATGAAAAAACACAAGCTGATCCACCCGGTTGAGAACCTGGAAGGCCGGATGTGCAAGATACACGACGAGCCTATGGAACTGTTTTGCAGGATGgatcaaatgtttgtttgcGCATCCTGTAAAGTCGGGGACCATAAAACCCATAACATAGTGAATCTGGAGGACGAGGCTCAACTGAGGAAGACCGGGCTGGGAGCAGAGAAGGTGACCACAGATGAGATGATCCAGGAGCGTCAGCAGAAAATTAGCGAGATCCAACAATCAGTGGAAGCCAGCAGAAAAAATGCAGGGAAGGTCCTGTCATCCAGCCTGCATGCGATGACCGCCATGGTGGACTACATGAGGAGAAGCCAAGCAGAGCTGGCTGAG CCACAGGTTAAGAACTGGTCTGACGTGACCCTCAGCAGTGATGAGTTTGCGGAGCAGGGAGCCATGGTCATGCTGGAGACAACGATGACGAGAGAAATAAGGGCGCTGTGTGATCCCGACTGGAAAGAAATGCAGCAGCATGCTGTGGATGTGACTCTGGATCCGGACACGGCAAACTCTCTTCTCGTTGTTTCTCCGGATGGGAAGCAAGtcacacatggagacagacagaggaatgtgTCAAAGAAACCAGCGAGGTTTGAACATGTCCTCAATGTCCTTGCAAAGGAGGGTTTCTCCTTGGGTAAATTCTACTATGAGGTCCAGGTTCAAGGCAAAACAAACTGGGATTTAGGAGTTGTAAACCAGTCCATCAACAGGAAGGGCGACATAAGATTGAGCCCCAAGAACGGATACTGGACTATTTACCTAAGAAAGGGAAACGAGTTGACAGCCAACGCCAGCCCTGCCGTCAACCTCAATGTGAGGCAGATGCCTCAAAAGGTCGGGGTGTTCGTGGATTACGAGGGGGGTGAAGTCTCCTTTTACGACGCCGACTCCAGGGCTTGCATCTTCTCCTTCACCGGATGGACTTTCACCGAGAAGCTCTTTCCGTTCTTCAGCCCCTGTGCCAACGATGGCGACAAAAGTCCAGCCCCCTTGATCATCACGCCTGTCAAACGCAACAGCTGA